In Deltaproteobacteria bacterium, a single genomic region encodes these proteins:
- a CDS encoding pyridoxal phosphate-dependent aminotransferase — translation MSAADSGNATPPLAADDAERRGQLSARVAATVLASRESWTRRMFELGTQLRASQPLPVFDLSLGNPSLEPPKVWREAVLAELENEPEGRHRYMTNAGFPEVRAFVAAREGARYGLEFTVEHVTMTVGAAGALNVLAQAMLDPGDEVVAPAPYFSEYEQYCATVGARLVPAATGRDFSLDAGAIANAIGPRTRWVLLDSPNNPTGAIYGDDELDALAAVLNRANRDRTRPIVVVEDAPYRDLVYDGGAVPSMLTRYPHVVFATSHSKDLGLAGERIGYLLISPHMFGRASLQRAAAYCTRILGFVNAPALMQRTLPRVLSHPAGRVDVSIYARNARRMASALVEIGFTLPEPRAGFFLFPRLPERLRDAHGGDIALTERLVAERTLVVPGTAFGTPGYLRLSMAVDDPTVDGAIAAFARACG, via the coding sequence GTGAGCGCTGCAGACTCCGGCAACGCGACGCCGCCGCTTGCAGCCGACGACGCCGAGCGGCGCGGACAGCTCTCGGCGCGGGTTGCCGCCACGGTGCTGGCGTCGCGCGAGTCCTGGACCCGCCGCATGTTCGAGCTGGGCACGCAGCTGCGCGCGTCGCAGCCGCTGCCGGTGTTCGACCTCTCGCTCGGCAACCCGAGCCTCGAGCCGCCGAAGGTCTGGCGCGAGGCGGTGCTCGCGGAGCTGGAGAACGAGCCGGAGGGGCGCCACCGCTACATGACCAACGCGGGGTTCCCCGAGGTGCGCGCGTTCGTGGCGGCCCGCGAGGGCGCGCGCTACGGGCTCGAGTTCACCGTCGAGCACGTCACGATGACCGTCGGTGCCGCGGGGGCGCTCAACGTGCTCGCGCAGGCGATGCTCGATCCCGGCGACGAGGTCGTGGCGCCGGCGCCGTACTTCTCGGAGTACGAGCAGTACTGCGCCACCGTCGGCGCACGGCTGGTGCCGGCCGCCACCGGGCGCGACTTCTCGCTCGACGCGGGCGCCATCGCCAACGCCATCGGCCCGCGCACGCGGTGGGTGCTGCTCGACTCACCCAACAACCCCACCGGGGCGATCTACGGCGACGACGAGCTCGACGCGCTCGCGGCGGTACTGAACCGGGCCAACCGCGATCGGACCCGCCCCATCGTCGTGGTCGAGGACGCGCCCTATCGCGATCTCGTGTACGACGGTGGTGCGGTGCCGTCGATGCTCACGCGCTACCCCCACGTGGTGTTCGCCACCAGCCACTCGAAGGACCTCGGCTTGGCCGGCGAGCGCATCGGCTACCTGCTCATCTCGCCGCACATGTTCGGTCGCGCATCGCTGCAACGCGCCGCGGCCTACTGCACGCGCATCCTCGGCTTCGTCAACGCGCCGGCGCTCATGCAGCGCACGCTGCCGCGGGTGCTGTCGCATCCGGCCGGACGCGTCGATGTCTCGATCTACGCGCGCAACGCTCGGCGCATGGCCAGCGCGCTCGTGGAGATCGGCTTCACGTTGCCCGAGCCCCGGGCGGGCTTCTTCCTGTTCCCGCGCCTGCCCGAGCGCCTGCGCGACGCCCACGGCGGTGACATCGCATTGACCGAGCGTCTGGTCGCCGAGCGCACGCTGGTGGTCCCGGGCACCGCCTTCGGCACGCCCGGCTACCTGCGGCTGTCGATGGCGGTCGACGACCCGACCGTCGACGGCGCGATCGCAGCCTTCGCCCGCGCATGCGGGTAG
- a CDS encoding 2-oxoglutarate dehydrogenase E1 component, which produces MDIERSLSSHNLPFLESLYEDFERDPASVDPEWRALIERVGRERSNGHARATSHIGSGSEADRAEQIAVQSAVDRLIEHYRLIGHMRAQIDPLGRPRREITDALDLAYFGLGPQHLQRKLDPGTLFPGRHQATLAEILARLQNTYTRGIGVEYWQINDIEQRNWLCDRMEVCENQVIPSQKDQLHLLRALTRADAADRFLHTKFIGAKRFSIDGAESVISLLDTLVEDAGLLGVEEVIFGMAHRGRLSVLMTLLGASPAQVFSRFAGGEDPLETLGSGDVKYHLGSWRDYITRAGKAMYLALAFNPSHLEAITPVIAGRVRASQDRRTPDRKNAVLGVTLHGDAAFMGQGVVGETLNLGRLPGYGNAGTIRIVINNQIGFTTNPEEGRSTMYPTAVADMLNVPVFHVNGDDPEAAAYVAKLAIEFRQRFARDVIINLVCYRRYGHNEGDEPTFTQPRMYDLISQRKPVLELYQQRLIDRGTVTKRDCDELADGFREEFEHALAEIKRVGPQPLRSPMHGVWQNYAGGPESPTHEVPTAIDRETIERIGHAITTVPRDFTLHPKLTRFVAELGEMAKGEAPISWAMAEHLAYGGLLMQGYHVRLSGQDCMRGTFTHRHIGYVDNETEERYFPLRHISPYQGRLEVCNSPLSEFAVMGFEFGYSLAAPDTLVIWEAQFGDFCNGAQVIIDQFLSSSEDKWNRLSGLVLLLPHGFEGQGPEHSSARLERFLQLAAEDNMQVCNLTTPAQMFHVLRRQTLRRWRKPLVIMSPKSLLRTRQSFSPLADIERGEFQRVIDDTSADPAKVRRVIFCSGKVYYDLVAARAERGRDDVAIVRIEQLYPFPAAAATAVLERHHAARDFVWAQEEPHNMGAWPFMRNWLGHLVGARHPGVTLHYAGRAESASPATGSLESHELEIKMFLDEAYASPAPGRSNDDD; this is translated from the coding sequence ATGGACATCGAGCGTTCCCTGTCGAGCCACAACCTTCCGTTCCTCGAGTCGCTGTACGAGGACTTCGAGCGCGATCCTGCGTCGGTCGATCCGGAGTGGCGAGCACTCATCGAACGCGTGGGCCGCGAGCGCAGCAACGGGCATGCGCGCGCGACCTCGCACATCGGCAGCGGGAGCGAAGCCGACCGCGCCGAGCAGATCGCCGTGCAGTCCGCCGTCGACCGACTCATCGAGCACTACCGCTTGATCGGGCACATGCGCGCGCAGATCGATCCGCTGGGTCGCCCGCGCCGCGAGATCACCGACGCGCTCGACCTGGCGTACTTCGGGCTCGGTCCGCAGCACCTGCAGCGCAAGCTCGATCCCGGCACGCTGTTCCCCGGGCGTCACCAGGCCACGCTCGCCGAGATCCTCGCGCGTCTGCAGAACACGTACACCCGCGGGATCGGGGTCGAGTACTGGCAGATCAACGACATCGAGCAGCGCAACTGGCTGTGCGATCGCATGGAGGTCTGCGAGAACCAGGTCATCCCGTCGCAGAAGGATCAGCTGCACCTGCTGCGCGCGCTGACCCGGGCCGACGCCGCCGATCGCTTCCTGCACACCAAGTTCATCGGCGCCAAGCGCTTCTCGATCGATGGCGCCGAGAGTGTCATCTCGCTGCTCGACACGCTGGTCGAGGACGCCGGCCTGCTCGGCGTGGAGGAGGTCATCTTCGGCATGGCCCACCGCGGCCGCCTGTCGGTGTTGATGACCCTGCTCGGGGCCTCACCGGCGCAGGTGTTCTCGCGCTTCGCCGGCGGCGAGGACCCGCTCGAGACGCTCGGCTCGGGCGACGTGAAGTACCACCTGGGTTCGTGGCGCGACTACATCACCCGCGCCGGCAAGGCGATGTACCTGGCGTTGGCGTTCAACCCCAGCCACCTCGAGGCCATCACACCGGTCATCGCGGGTCGTGTGCGCGCCAGCCAGGACCGCCGCACCCCTGATCGGAAGAACGCGGTGCTCGGCGTGACGCTGCACGGCGACGCCGCGTTCATGGGCCAGGGCGTGGTCGGCGAGACGCTCAACCTCGGGCGCCTGCCGGGCTACGGCAACGCCGGCACCATCCGCATCGTCATCAACAACCAGATCGGCTTCACGACCAACCCCGAAGAGGGGCGCTCGACGATGTATCCGACCGCGGTCGCCGACATGCTCAACGTGCCGGTGTTCCACGTCAACGGCGACGACCCCGAGGCCGCCGCCTACGTCGCCAAGCTCGCGATCGAGTTCCGTCAGCGGTTTGCCCGCGACGTCATCATCAACCTTGTGTGCTACCGCCGCTATGGCCACAACGAGGGTGACGAGCCCACGTTCACGCAGCCGCGCATGTACGACCTCATCTCGCAGCGCAAGCCGGTGCTCGAGCTGTACCAGCAGCGCCTCATCGATCGCGGCACCGTCACCAAGCGCGACTGCGACGAGCTCGCCGACGGCTTCCGCGAGGAGTTCGAGCACGCGTTGGCCGAGATCAAGCGCGTGGGGCCGCAGCCGCTGCGCTCGCCCATGCACGGCGTGTGGCAGAACTACGCCGGCGGCCCGGAGTCGCCCACGCACGAGGTGCCGACCGCGATCGATCGCGAGACCATCGAGCGCATCGGCCACGCGATCACGACCGTGCCCCGCGACTTCACCTTGCATCCCAAGCTGACCCGCTTCGTCGCCGAGCTCGGCGAGATGGCCAAGGGTGAGGCGCCGATCAGCTGGGCGATGGCCGAGCACCTCGCCTACGGCGGCCTGCTGATGCAGGGCTACCACGTGCGGCTGTCGGGCCAGGACTGCATGCGCGGCACCTTCACGCATCGCCACATCGGCTACGTCGACAACGAGACCGAGGAGCGCTACTTCCCGCTGCGCCACATCTCGCCGTACCAGGGCCGACTCGAGGTGTGCAACTCGCCGCTGTCGGAGTTCGCGGTGATGGGCTTCGAGTTCGGCTACAGCCTCGCGGCACCCGACACGCTGGTGATCTGGGAGGCGCAGTTCGGCGACTTCTGCAACGGTGCGCAGGTCATCATCGATCAGTTCCTGTCGAGCTCGGAGGACAAGTGGAACCGGCTCTCGGGCCTGGTGCTGCTGCTGCCGCACGGCTTCGAAGGGCAGGGGCCCGAGCACTCGAGCGCACGGCTCGAGCGCTTCCTGCAGCTGGCCGCCGAGGACAACATGCAGGTCTGCAACCTCACCACGCCGGCGCAGATGTTCCACGTGCTGCGACGGCAGACGCTCCGACGTTGGCGCAAGCCGCTGGTCATCATGTCGCCCAAGAGTCTGCTGCGCACGCGGCAGTCGTTCTCGCCGCTGGCGGACATCGAGCGCGGCGAGTTCCAGCGCGTGATCGACGACACCTCTGCCGATCCGGCCAAGGTGCGGCGCGTGATCTTCTGCAGCGGCAAGGTCTACTACGACCTCGTGGCCGCTCGCGCAGAGCGCGGCCGTGACGACGTCGCGATCGTGCGCATCGAGCAGCTGTACCCGTTCCCGGCCGCCGCCGCGACGGCGGTGCTCGAGCGCCATCACGCCGCCCGCGACTTCGTGTGGGCGCAAGAAGAGCCGCACAACATGGGCGCGTGGCCGTTCATGCGCAACTGGCTCGGCCATCTCGTGGGGGCGCGCCATCCCGGCGTGACGCTCCACTACGCCGGACGTGCCGAGAGCGCCAGCCCGGCGACCGGCTCGCTCGAGAGCCACGAGCTCGAGATCAAGATGTTCCTCGACGAGGCCTACGCCTCCCCCGCTCCAGGACGTTCGAACGATGACGATTGA